From a region of the Sulfuriferula plumbiphila genome:
- a CDS encoding Crp/Fnr family transcriptional regulator, translating to MSELRDPQQNYILRALSPPEFERIAPHLELVSMSCAEVLYEVNEKLQFAYFPTTATASLLCGLEDGASVEVAVVGNEGMLGVSVFMGGDAALTQATIHTAGYGYRIPAKSLREALGRSGGRRAGTLQQLLLRYAQTLIMQMAQTTACNRRHSVEQQLCRWLLLNFDRMHSSSLAMTQELISNMLGVRRESITEAARKLQQAGIISYHRGHIEVTNRPELETHVCECYGILKKESERLVTDLLAA from the coding sequence ATGTCAGAGCTCCGTGATCCGCAACAAAATTATATTCTGCGCGCGTTGAGCCCACCTGAATTTGAGCGCATTGCTCCTCACCTTGAATTGGTTTCAATGTCCTGCGCTGAAGTTCTATACGAGGTTAATGAGAAATTGCAATTTGCCTATTTCCCCACCACTGCCACAGCATCACTGCTCTGTGGCCTGGAAGATGGAGCATCGGTGGAAGTGGCTGTGGTTGGCAATGAGGGCATGCTCGGCGTTTCGGTTTTCATGGGAGGGGATGCGGCGCTTACTCAGGCCACGATCCACACCGCAGGCTACGGCTATCGAATCCCGGCCAAATCGTTACGGGAGGCGTTAGGTCGGAGCGGAGGGCGCCGCGCCGGGACGTTGCAGCAATTGCTACTGCGTTATGCCCAAACTTTAATTATGCAAATGGCGCAAACTACTGCCTGCAATCGGCGCCATTCAGTAGAACAGCAGTTATGTCGCTGGTTGCTCTTGAATTTTGATCGTATGCACTCTAGCAGTCTGGCGATGACACAGGAACTGATTTCCAATATGCTCGGGGTACGCCGTGAAAGCATAACCGAAGCGGCCAGGAAATTGCAGCAGGCTGGCATAATCAGCTACCATCGTGGGCACATAGAAGTGACGAACAGACCAGAATTAGAGACCCATGTATGCGAGTGTTACGGCATATTGAAGAAGGAATCAGAACGTCTGGTTACTGACTTGCTTGCGGCCTGA
- a CDS encoding diguanylate cyclase domain-containing protein — protein MEVPVIRHTKEPSSFPYLCADTERALLLLDESGIIKYCSPGVANCFCVNPQAIIGQPVTGLLPGLPIGARFPGFSLACNTFHLEGKQWLAFSGQDNEGREFPLKAALVPLEIDGRPFFLLELRTQRALAGEDEKLQKFQEVSELSDDAVAVTTMEGLIEYVNPAFEELTGYRKDELVGRTHAILNSGVHEPAFFLEMWTTLRAGRSFRGQFVNRRQNGALFYEDKIIRPFYNASGKMSHFMASGRDVSEQVQIMHRLEHLANYDSLTGLPNRNLFLDRLQQAEARGSRNHDGFAIVLLDLDHFKAINDTLGHAVGDAVLQTTAFRIRQCLREGDTVARLGGDEFSLILTEVALRQDVMKVLEKIVALLGEPLIMDSQNIPVQASIGIAIYPEHGEDGQTLLKHADSAMYRVKTAGGNDYLIFERKEEGRPIYSLQK, from the coding sequence ATGGAAGTGCCCGTAATACGCCATACAAAGGAACCATCCTCATTTCCGTACCTGTGTGCAGATACCGAGCGCGCCCTGTTGCTATTGGATGAAAGCGGCATCATCAAATATTGCAGTCCGGGAGTTGCGAACTGCTTTTGCGTAAACCCGCAGGCGATTATCGGCCAGCCTGTGACGGGTCTATTGCCTGGATTGCCGATTGGGGCGCGTTTCCCCGGATTCAGCCTCGCCTGCAATACATTCCACTTGGAGGGCAAACAGTGGCTGGCTTTTAGCGGACAAGACAACGAAGGCAGAGAATTTCCCCTGAAGGCTGCACTCGTGCCATTGGAGATAGATGGCCGCCCCTTTTTTTTACTCGAACTGCGTACACAGCGTGCTCTTGCAGGCGAAGATGAGAAGCTGCAGAAATTCCAAGAGGTGTCGGAATTGAGCGATGACGCTGTGGCAGTTACTACCATGGAAGGCCTAATCGAATACGTGAACCCCGCATTCGAAGAACTCACGGGCTATCGCAAAGACGAGTTAGTGGGGCGTACTCATGCCATTTTGAATTCCGGGGTGCACGAACCCGCATTTTTCCTGGAAATGTGGACAACTTTGCGGGCAGGCAGGTCATTTCGGGGTCAGTTCGTGAATCGCCGTCAAAATGGCGCGCTTTTTTATGAAGATAAAATCATTCGTCCTTTTTACAATGCCAGCGGAAAAATGAGCCATTTTATGGCCTCAGGACGCGATGTAAGCGAGCAGGTTCAAATCATGCACCGGCTCGAGCATCTTGCCAACTACGATAGTCTGACCGGGTTGCCAAACCGCAATCTGTTTCTGGACAGGTTGCAACAAGCAGAGGCGCGGGGGTCACGCAACCATGACGGGTTTGCCATTGTGTTGCTGGACTTGGATCACTTCAAGGCCATCAATGATACCCTTGGGCATGCTGTGGGCGACGCGGTTTTGCAAACTACGGCGTTCCGGATTAGACAATGCTTGCGCGAAGGGGATACGGTAGCCCGCTTGGGTGGCGACGAATTTTCTCTGATCCTAACCGAAGTTGCGCTACGGCAAGATGTTATGAAGGTGCTCGAAAAAATAGTCGCGTTGCTAGGCGAGCCTTTGATTATGGACAGTCAGAATATTCCTGTCCAAGCCAGTATCGGTATAGCAATTTATCCGGAACATGGTGAGGATGGTCAGACCCTGCTCAAACACGCCGATAGTGCCATGTATAGGGTTAAGACTGCAGGAGGCAATGATTATCTGATATTCGAGAGAAAGGAAGAGGGGCGTCCCATTTATTCGCTGCAAAAATAA
- a CDS encoding nitroreductase family protein → MDVATAIETRRAVKTYDPDHRMTEAEIEKLMSLAMLAPSAFNIQNWRFVLVRDPGLRREIRKAAWDQAQVTDASLLIVLCADTKSWEKDTPRYWRNAAQPLQDFMVPAIGQYYAGREQVQRDEAMRSCGIAAMTLMLAAKEMGYDSCPMDGFDFEAVGKLINLPQDHVITMMTAIGKATKEAWPRGGQLPMNEVVINNHF, encoded by the coding sequence ATGGATGTCGCAACAGCAATTGAAACCCGCCGCGCGGTCAAGACGTATGACCCCGACCACCGCATGACCGAAGCGGAAATCGAGAAGTTGATGTCGCTCGCCATGCTTGCACCCTCTGCATTCAATATCCAGAACTGGCGCTTCGTGCTGGTGCGCGATCCGGGGCTGCGCAGGGAAATCCGCAAGGCAGCCTGGGATCAGGCGCAAGTGACGGATGCCTCCTTGCTGATCGTGCTGTGCGCCGACACCAAATCCTGGGAAAAGGACACCCCCCGCTATTGGCGTAATGCGGCGCAGCCGCTACAGGATTTTATGGTTCCCGCCATCGGCCAGTACTATGCCGGCCGGGAGCAGGTGCAACGCGACGAGGCCATGCGCTCATGCGGCATCGCGGCCATGACGCTGATGCTGGCGGCCAAAGAGATGGGTTACGATTCATGCCCGATGGACGGCTTCGACTTCGAGGCAGTGGGCAAGCTCATCAACCTGCCGCAGGACCATGTGATCACCATGATGACGGCGATCGGCAAGGCCACCAAGGAAGCGTGGCCGCGCGGCGGGCAATTGCCTATGAACGAAGTGGTGATCAACAACCATTTCTGA
- a CDS encoding sulfurtransferase TusA family protein: MNFDKELDARGLNCPLPILRTKKSLAELNAGQILKIAATDPGAVKDFQAFAKQTGNELLSSAQDGAEFVFFMKKK; the protein is encoded by the coding sequence ATGAATTTCGATAAAGAACTGGATGCGCGCGGTTTGAATTGCCCGCTGCCGATATTGCGCACCAAAAAATCGCTGGCTGAATTGAATGCGGGACAAATATTGAAAATCGCGGCCACTGACCCGGGCGCGGTGAAGGACTTTCAGGCCTTCGCCAAGCAGACCGGCAATGAACTGCTGTCTTCGGCGCAGGACGGCGCCGAATTCGTGTTTTTCATGAAGAAGAAATAA
- a CDS encoding DUF883 family protein, with product METTANNLSSNQSPIGKSIAGNIDDASVGAHHTIDKVSEAARPAVDRVATGAHQVVDKLAGAAANAAETLGVKGEQFKQAQTRITENCRDYVRENPIASVGIAVVAGFLLSRFIGTR from the coding sequence ATGGAAACAACGGCTAATAATTTGAGTTCCAATCAGAGCCCAATAGGCAAATCCATTGCCGGAAATATTGACGACGCCAGCGTCGGGGCCCATCATACTATTGACAAGGTTTCAGAGGCTGCCCGGCCCGCCGTGGATCGCGTTGCCACAGGGGCGCACCAGGTCGTCGACAAGCTGGCTGGCGCCGCGGCCAATGCGGCCGAAACGCTGGGTGTCAAAGGCGAGCAGTTCAAACAGGCACAAACGCGAATCACTGAAAATTGCCGCGATTATGTACGTGAGAACCCCATTGCGTCGGTTGGTATCGCTGTAGTCGCAGGCTTTCTGCTGAGCCGGTTCATCGGCACGCGCTGA
- a CDS encoding DNA polymerase Y family protein gives MLRSLYVDFNSYFAAVEQQAEPALRGKPVCVAPVVAETTCCIAASYEAKAFGVRTGTPIHEARKLCKGIRIVPARPAMYVEYHHKLVAAVESCSHVEAVYSIDEMHCELTGSERMRVNAEALAHKIKRTIYNTVGSELRCSIGIAPNLFLAKTASNMRKPDGLTVIELNDLPDCLYPLELRDINGVGRQMEKRLKQAGIHTLRELWAADKARLARAWGSIEGERMHAKLRGEWLLPAPSARASIGHSHVLAPEMRSDHAAHSVLHKLLQKTAMRLRSHELLAGAMQVKVKYLRYPPWNEKISFDPSADTLTLTNMLDLLWQKKPAVRDAPLAVGVTLTRLVEAAHHTPSLFDTSNARSTLNATVDKLNARFGKNAVYFGAAHDALQAAPMRVAFSHIPDLDTESDE, from the coding sequence ATGCTCCGTTCGCTCTACGTTGATTTCAATTCCTACTTTGCCGCGGTGGAACAGCAGGCCGAGCCGGCCCTGCGCGGCAAACCCGTGTGTGTGGCACCGGTGGTGGCGGAAACCACCTGCTGCATCGCGGCAAGCTATGAAGCCAAGGCATTCGGAGTCAGGACCGGCACGCCCATCCATGAAGCGCGCAAATTGTGCAAGGGTATTCGCATCGTGCCGGCGCGCCCGGCAATGTATGTGGAATATCACCATAAACTGGTCGCTGCGGTGGAGTCCTGTAGCCATGTGGAAGCCGTATATTCGATTGACGAAATGCACTGCGAACTGACCGGGAGCGAGCGCATGCGCGTCAACGCCGAAGCACTGGCGCACAAGATCAAGCGCACCATTTACAACACCGTGGGAAGCGAACTGCGCTGTTCGATCGGCATTGCGCCCAACCTGTTTCTGGCGAAAACAGCTTCCAACATGCGCAAGCCGGACGGCCTGACGGTGATTGAACTCAACGACCTGCCCGATTGCCTGTATCCACTGGAGCTGCGCGATATCAATGGCGTCGGGCGACAGATGGAAAAACGCCTGAAGCAGGCCGGGATTCACACCCTGCGCGAGTTGTGGGCAGCGGACAAGGCCCGGCTTGCGCGCGCGTGGGGCAGTATCGAAGGCGAGCGCATGCATGCCAAATTGCGCGGCGAATGGCTGCTGCCCGCCCCCAGCGCGCGTGCCAGCATCGGACACTCGCATGTGCTGGCACCGGAAATGCGCAGCGACCACGCCGCGCATTCGGTACTGCACAAGCTGTTGCAAAAAACCGCAATGCGCCTGCGCAGCCACGAACTGCTGGCGGGAGCGATGCAGGTCAAGGTGAAATACCTGCGCTACCCGCCCTGGAACGAGAAAATCAGCTTCGATCCAAGCGCGGATACGCTCACCCTGACCAACATGCTCGACCTGCTGTGGCAGAAAAAACCGGCCGTGCGCGACGCTCCGCTGGCGGTCGGGGTAACGCTCACGCGTCTGGTGGAAGCAGCGCACCACACTCCGTCACTGTTCGATACCAGCAATGCGCGCAGCACGCTCAACGCCACGGTGGACAAGCTCAATGCGCGCTTCGGCAAAAACGCCGTATATTTCGGCGCTGCGCACGATGCGCTGCAGGCCGCACCGATGCGCGTCGCTTTCAGTCATATTCCCGATCTGGATACGGAAAGTGACGAATAA
- a CDS encoding carboxymuconolactone decarboxylase family protein: MPIIQTVASDQASGKVAEIYRQIEQAFGHVPNALQMYSSSPAMLEQQWQSIGYYKNHPALSFPLLTMVRMLVSQENLCEYCVGFNAAMLINMCGLTPEQVALTKRDPEQAPLNDKDKAMLLLVLKAVSTPNAVSADDLQKLRSLGWSDSDMLDAVSHGARNMAVDIIFNTFKIENDF, translated from the coding sequence ATGCCTATCATTCAAACCGTAGCCAGCGATCAAGCAAGCGGTAAAGTGGCTGAAATTTACCGTCAGATTGAGCAAGCCTTCGGACATGTGCCGAACGCCTTGCAAATGTACAGCAGCAGCCCGGCGATGCTGGAACAGCAATGGCAATCGATCGGCTATTACAAGAATCACCCCGCGTTAAGCTTTCCCCTGTTGACGATGGTGCGCATGCTGGTGTCGCAGGAGAACCTCTGCGAATACTGTGTCGGTTTCAACGCTGCCATGCTGATCAATATGTGCGGCCTGACGCCGGAGCAGGTTGCCCTCACCAAGCGGGATCCCGAACAGGCGCCCTTGAATGACAAGGACAAGGCAATGTTGCTGCTGGTACTGAAAGCCGTATCCACTCCGAATGCGGTCAGCGCGGACGATTTGCAGAAATTGCGCAGCCTGGGCTGGAGTGATAGCGACATGCTGGATGCGGTATCGCACGGCGCGAGAAATATGGCTGTGGATATCATCTTCAATACATTCAAAATCGAAAATGATTTCTAG
- a CDS encoding TetR/AcrR family transcriptional regulator — protein MDTRQSDLTREKILHAAFGEIHRNGFQAASITNILSDTGLTKGALYHYFPAKHALGLAVIDEVVQAGLEEMVFRPLREAAQPVAELLDIMQRKAECVNEDTIRLGCPLNNLMQEMSPLDEAFKARLTLILKAWQTVIRNALITGQRQRQIRADVDCEAAALFIVSAWEGCWGVAKNMQSVKTFRLCMAQLQDYVLSLGPRSRSRNKQTQ, from the coding sequence ATGGATACTAGGCAATCCGATCTGACACGCGAAAAAATCCTGCACGCCGCTTTCGGAGAAATCCACCGCAACGGGTTTCAAGCGGCGAGTATCACCAATATTTTATCCGACACCGGATTGACCAAGGGTGCGCTGTACCACTATTTTCCGGCCAAGCATGCGCTCGGCCTGGCGGTCATTGATGAGGTGGTGCAAGCGGGGCTGGAAGAAATGGTGTTCCGCCCGTTGCGCGAAGCCGCGCAGCCGGTGGCTGAATTGCTGGATATCATGCAGCGCAAAGCCGAGTGCGTGAACGAGGACACCATCAGGTTGGGCTGCCCGCTGAACAACCTGATGCAGGAAATGAGCCCGCTTGATGAAGCCTTCAAGGCGCGCCTGACGCTGATACTCAAGGCCTGGCAGACGGTGATACGCAACGCGCTGATAACGGGGCAGCGTCAGCGACAGATCCGGGCCGATGTGGATTGCGAGGCCGCTGCGCTGTTTATTGTGTCTGCCTGGGAAGGCTGCTGGGGCGTGGCCAAGAACATGCAGTCGGTAAAAACCTTTCGGTTGTGTATGGCGCAATTGCAGGACTATGTCCTGAGCCTGGGTCCCCGGTCCAGGTCCAGGAATAAACAGACTCAGTGA
- a CDS encoding metallophosphoesterase family protein, with amino-acid sequence MKICIISDSHDNRRLMALAVEDAQSRGAEAVLHCGDVVAPTTLRALQKFGLPVHVIHGNNTGDMFNLSRLGAEEGSVIRYHGQDAEIELGGRKIFIVHYPHYARAMACTGDYDLVCCGHDHRAEIKHVDNLSGGQSLMLNPGTVGGVGAAPTYIMGDLETMRFEVCDVPAAPNEITNLTRVTPHI; translated from the coding sequence ATGAAAATCTGCATCATTTCCGACAGTCATGACAACCGCCGCCTGATGGCGTTAGCCGTGGAAGACGCCCAAAGCCGCGGTGCAGAAGCCGTGCTTCACTGCGGTGACGTGGTAGCGCCCACCACCTTGCGTGCGCTGCAAAAATTTGGTTTGCCGGTGCATGTCATTCATGGCAACAACACCGGTGACATGTTCAACCTGTCGCGTCTGGGGGCGGAGGAGGGCAGCGTCATCCGTTACCATGGCCAGGACGCCGAAATCGAACTGGGCGGACGCAAGATTTTCATCGTCCATTATCCTCATTACGCGCGCGCCATGGCTTGCACCGGCGATTACGATCTGGTCTGCTGCGGCCATGACCATCGTGCCGAAATCAAACACGTGGACAACCTCAGCGGCGGCCAGAGCCTGATGCTTAACCCCGGTACGGTAGGCGGTGTCGGCGCAGCGCCCACCTATATCATGGGAGACCTGGAAACCATGCGGTTTGAAGTATGCGACGTACCGGCCGCGCCGAATGAGATTACCAATCTCACGCGGGTAACCCCGCATATTTAG
- a CDS encoding CoB--CoM heterodisulfide reductase iron-sulfur subunit A family protein codes for MTEVVATNETILVVGGGISGMTAALEAAETGKHVVLVEKNPAIGGRTSQLYRYFPKLCHPICGLEINLRRLKSNPRIRLLTMAEVTGITGARGDYTATIRITPRYVNANCTACGDCAKAVDAEIPNPFNYGLDRMKAAYLPNKMAYPMRYVLDKSIIGTPDADKAKAACKYDAIDLDMQEETVQIKAGAVVWATGWQPYDASRIQPYGYDRFKNVITSVEFERLADPHGPTGGKILRPSDGREAKNVAFIQCAGSRDENHLRHCSRICCMASLKQTNYVQERYGDEGKSTIYYIDIRAIDRFEDFYAKVQANPNVSFIKSKVAKVTQDDASGDVILHGVNTEGYHRYATPHDLCVLAVGMEPSVKGANIPIEILVDSSGFIEADPANGAFFGAGCASNALDVNRSVQSATAAALRAIQVVNRVAKAEV; via the coding sequence ATGACGGAAGTCGTGGCAACAAACGAGACCATCCTGGTCGTCGGTGGCGGCATATCCGGTATGACTGCCGCATTGGAAGCGGCGGAAACCGGCAAGCATGTGGTGCTGGTGGAGAAAAATCCGGCCATTGGCGGGCGTACTTCTCAGCTGTACCGCTATTTTCCCAAGCTGTGCCACCCCATTTGCGGGCTGGAGATCAACCTGCGCCGGCTGAAGTCCAATCCGCGCATCCGCCTGCTGACAATGGCGGAGGTAACCGGCATCACCGGCGCCAGGGGGGACTACACCGCCACCATCAGGATCACGCCGCGTTACGTCAACGCCAACTGTACTGCCTGTGGCGATTGCGCCAAGGCAGTGGATGCCGAGATACCCAACCCGTTCAACTACGGGCTGGACAGGATGAAGGCAGCCTATCTGCCCAACAAGATGGCCTATCCCATGCGCTATGTACTGGACAAATCCATTATCGGCACGCCGGACGCAGACAAGGCCAAGGCGGCGTGCAAATACGACGCCATTGATCTCGACATGCAGGAAGAAACCGTGCAGATCAAGGCCGGGGCTGTGGTATGGGCGACCGGCTGGCAGCCCTACGACGCCAGCAGGATTCAGCCTTACGGCTACGACCGCTTCAAGAATGTGATCACCAGCGTCGAGTTCGAGCGTCTGGCCGATCCGCACGGCCCCACCGGCGGCAAGATTTTGCGTCCGTCGGATGGCAGGGAAGCGAAGAATGTCGCCTTCATCCAGTGCGCCGGTTCGCGTGACGAAAACCACCTGCGCCACTGCTCGCGTATTTGCTGCATGGCTTCGCTCAAACAGACCAACTACGTGCAGGAACGCTATGGCGATGAGGGCAAGTCCACCATCTATTACATCGACATCCGTGCCATTGACCGTTTCGAGGATTTCTACGCCAAGGTGCAGGCCAATCCCAATGTCAGTTTCATCAAATCCAAAGTGGCGAAGGTCACCCAGGACGACGCCAGCGGCGATGTCATTCTTCACGGTGTGAATACCGAAGGCTATCACCGTTACGCCACCCCGCACGACCTGTGCGTGCTGGCGGTGGGCATGGAGCCGTCGGTAAAAGGCGCCAACATCCCCATTGAAATCCTCGTGGATTCCAGCGGCTTCATTGAGGCCGACCCGGCCAACGGTGCCTTCTTCGGTGCCGGTTGCGCATCCAACGCGCTGGACGTGAATCGCTCGGTGCAATCCGCCACGGCGGCCGCGCTGCGGGCGATTCAAGTGGTCAACAGAGTGGCAAAGGCGGAGGTTTAA
- the ppa gene encoding inorganic diphosphatase, giving the protein MSLNLVPAGKDVPNDFNVIIEIPMHGDPIKYEVDKESGAMFVDRFMSTAMHYPCNYGYIPHTLSEDGDPVDVLVMTPVPLITGVVVRCRTIGMLRMSDEAGVDAKLLAVPVDKLCGLYKHVQKPQDLPAMTLAQISHFFEHYKDLEAGKWVKVKGWVDADAARAEIMAGVERYNAAADKPAF; this is encoded by the coding sequence ATGAGTCTGAATCTGGTTCCCGCGGGCAAGGACGTCCCCAACGATTTTAACGTCATCATCGAAATCCCCATGCACGGCGATCCCATCAAGTACGAAGTAGACAAGGAAAGCGGCGCCATGTTCGTGGATCGTTTCATGTCCACCGCCATGCATTATCCCTGCAACTACGGCTATATTCCCCACACCCTGTCCGAAGACGGTGACCCGGTGGATGTGCTGGTCATGACCCCGGTGCCGCTGATTACCGGCGTGGTGGTGCGCTGCCGTACCATCGGCATGCTCAGGATGAGCGACGAAGCCGGCGTGGACGCCAAACTGCTTGCCGTGCCGGTAGATAAGTTGTGCGGATTGTACAAACACGTGCAGAAGCCCCAGGATTTACCTGCAATGACCCTGGCACAGATTTCCCATTTCTTTGAACACTACAAAGACCTGGAAGCCGGTAAGTGGGTGAAAGTGAAGGGCTGGGTTGACGCCGACGCAGCCAGGGCCGAAATCATGGCCGGTGTGGAACGCTACAACGCCGCTGCGGACAAGCCAGCATTTTAA